One Gossypium raimondii isolate GPD5lz chromosome 3, ASM2569854v1, whole genome shotgun sequence genomic window carries:
- the LOC105794318 gene encoding vacuolar fusion protein CCZ1 homolog B isoform X2, translated as MGLSSIGTATEGMQLCIFDLRRGQHEGQELDKILYFFPPDLPFSTQLSVIGLSEGLITFTRIFSPEAACEVIEAERHSHVFYEAEPDIWMVMIVEKSKEPEAIWRIDALREVLKEIHSLFMMFHGSIRALLDKEPGGGLTRAHLYPFIMDYLRDFLVGKKLLLPSFRDCLKERRTVQMLTVGREAAIEVQTLVRLLESSAGNAPCSSLILFQDLLVSTTLSPEDTVNLFTYAVLRLTPLALSSGARSWSYLRKGNTSSHVTAGSTLAPSGSVSEQFYGSQDTSPAGDNRYRVIRPLQHDKWSKGKDGFLITDIWGVDVGGSDVTTPIVWLQHTEERMYLCAYQYKSLTLILLIPLSSILNGEQGVSTVKQQLLENASLKILKVEEKLSKGWGGENAYHVSGYRYLIVDGNRDISRASPPAKVTTLTKESLLALNRLREEVDAEKSRSKWDNPGRDKDLEVSIRAKNNAWAIARITGGKELYMVLEKANETLLYASDAVEKFSNRYCSGAFSLD; from the exons ATGGGTTTGTCGTCTATTGGCACTGCTACTGAAGGCATGCAACTCTGCATATTTGATTTGAGAAGAGGCCAACACGAAGGGCAAgaacttgataaaattttatacttctTTCCTCCTGATTTGCCCTTTTCGACTCAACTCTCTGTGATTGGGCTCAGCGAAGGGCTTATTACATTCACGCG AATTTTCTCTCCGGAGGCTGCTTGCGAGGTTATAGAGGCAGAGAGGCACTCTCATGTCTTTTACGAGGCAGAGCCAGATATTTGGATGGTTATG ATAGTGGAGAAAAGTAAGGAGCCGGAAGCCATATGGCGGATTGATGCATTAAGAGAGGTTCTCAAGGAAATTCACTCTCTTTTCATGATGTTTCATGGATCTATTAGAGCTTTGCTTGACAAAGAACCTGGCGGAGGACTAACTCGTGCTCATTTATACCCTTTCATCATGGATTATCTAAGAG ATTTTCTGGTTGGGAAGAAACTCCTGTTGCCATCATTCCGTGACTGTTTAAAGGAACGAAGGACTGTACAGATGCTAACTGTAGGACGAGAGGCTGCAATTGAAGTTCAG ACACTTGTCAGACTATTAGAATCTTCTGCTGGCAACGCACCATGCTCCTCGCTCATTTTATTTCAAGACTTGCTCGTGTCCACAACACTTTCTCCT GAGGATACCGTAAACTTGTTCACGTATGCGGTTTTAAGGCTAACCCCACTTGCTCTATCCTCTGGAGCAAGGTCATGGTCCTATTTACGCAAGGGAAACACTTCATCACATGTTACTGCTGGATCTACCTTGGCCCCCTCTGGATCTGTTTCAGAACAATTTTATGGTTCACAAGATACTTCTCCTGCTGGAGATAATAGATACCGTGTTATAAGGCCCTTGCAGCATGACAAGTGGTCCAAAGGGAAGGATGGTTTTCTTATCACTGATATTTGGGGTGTGGATGTTGGTGGCTCAGATGTAACCACTCCAATAGTTTGGCTACAGCATACGGAGGAGAGGATGTATCTATGTGCTTATCAGTACAAAAGCCTTACGTTGATCCTTCTTATTCCTCTTTCTTCTATACTTAATGGGGAGCAAGGTGTTTCAACTGTGAAACAGCAACTTCTTGAAAAT GCCTCACTGAAGATTTTGAAAGTTGAAGAAAAGTTGTCAAAGGGATGGGGTGGAGAGAATGCTTATCATGTCAGTGGGTATCGCTACTTGATAGTGGATGGTAACAGAGACATATCCAGGGCTTCACCCCCAGCAAAGGTTACAACATTAACAAAG GAATCTTTACTTGCCTTAAATAGGCTTAGAGAAGAAGTAGATGCTGAAAAGAGTCGATCAAAATGGGATAATCCAGGTCGTGACAAAGATTTGGAAGTGTCCATTAGAGCGAAAAATAATGCTTGGGCCATTGCTCGTATTACTGGAGGGAAGGAACTTTATATGGTTTTAGAGAAAGCTAATGAAACTCTCCTCTATGCGTCAGATGCTGTTGAGAAATTCAGTAACAG ATATTGCAGTGGAGCATTTTCTTTGGACTAG
- the LOC105794318 gene encoding vacuolar fusion protein CCZ1 homolog B isoform X1: protein MGLSSIGTATEGMQLCIFDLRRGQHEGQELDKILYFFPPDLPFSTQLSVIGLSEGLITFTRIFSPEAACEVIEAERHSHVFYEAEPDIWMVMIVEKSKEPEAIWRIDALREVLKEIHSLFMMFHGSIRALLDKEPGGGLTRAHLYPFIMDYLRACQKLSPLDECCWDFLVGKKLLLPSFRDCLKERRTVQMLTVGREAAIEVQTLVRLLESSAGNAPCSSLILFQDLLVSTTLSPEDTVNLFTYAVLRLTPLALSSGARSWSYLRKGNTSSHVTAGSTLAPSGSVSEQFYGSQDTSPAGDNRYRVIRPLQHDKWSKGKDGFLITDIWGVDVGGSDVTTPIVWLQHTEERMYLCAYQYKSLTLILLIPLSSILNGEQGVSTVKQQLLENASLKILKVEEKLSKGWGGENAYHVSGYRYLIVDGNRDISRASPPAKVTTLTKESLLALNRLREEVDAEKSRSKWDNPGRDKDLEVSIRAKNNAWAIARITGGKELYMVLEKANETLLYASDAVEKFSNRYCSGAFSLD, encoded by the exons ATGGGTTTGTCGTCTATTGGCACTGCTACTGAAGGCATGCAACTCTGCATATTTGATTTGAGAAGAGGCCAACACGAAGGGCAAgaacttgataaaattttatacttctTTCCTCCTGATTTGCCCTTTTCGACTCAACTCTCTGTGATTGGGCTCAGCGAAGGGCTTATTACATTCACGCG AATTTTCTCTCCGGAGGCTGCTTGCGAGGTTATAGAGGCAGAGAGGCACTCTCATGTCTTTTACGAGGCAGAGCCAGATATTTGGATGGTTATG ATAGTGGAGAAAAGTAAGGAGCCGGAAGCCATATGGCGGATTGATGCATTAAGAGAGGTTCTCAAGGAAATTCACTCTCTTTTCATGATGTTTCATGGATCTATTAGAGCTTTGCTTGACAAAGAACCTGGCGGAGGACTAACTCGTGCTCATTTATACCCTTTCATCATGGATTATCTAAGAG CATGTCAAAAGCTGTCTCCCTTGGATGAGTGCTGCTGGG ATTTTCTGGTTGGGAAGAAACTCCTGTTGCCATCATTCCGTGACTGTTTAAAGGAACGAAGGACTGTACAGATGCTAACTGTAGGACGAGAGGCTGCAATTGAAGTTCAG ACACTTGTCAGACTATTAGAATCTTCTGCTGGCAACGCACCATGCTCCTCGCTCATTTTATTTCAAGACTTGCTCGTGTCCACAACACTTTCTCCT GAGGATACCGTAAACTTGTTCACGTATGCGGTTTTAAGGCTAACCCCACTTGCTCTATCCTCTGGAGCAAGGTCATGGTCCTATTTACGCAAGGGAAACACTTCATCACATGTTACTGCTGGATCTACCTTGGCCCCCTCTGGATCTGTTTCAGAACAATTTTATGGTTCACAAGATACTTCTCCTGCTGGAGATAATAGATACCGTGTTATAAGGCCCTTGCAGCATGACAAGTGGTCCAAAGGGAAGGATGGTTTTCTTATCACTGATATTTGGGGTGTGGATGTTGGTGGCTCAGATGTAACCACTCCAATAGTTTGGCTACAGCATACGGAGGAGAGGATGTATCTATGTGCTTATCAGTACAAAAGCCTTACGTTGATCCTTCTTATTCCTCTTTCTTCTATACTTAATGGGGAGCAAGGTGTTTCAACTGTGAAACAGCAACTTCTTGAAAAT GCCTCACTGAAGATTTTGAAAGTTGAAGAAAAGTTGTCAAAGGGATGGGGTGGAGAGAATGCTTATCATGTCAGTGGGTATCGCTACTTGATAGTGGATGGTAACAGAGACATATCCAGGGCTTCACCCCCAGCAAAGGTTACAACATTAACAAAG GAATCTTTACTTGCCTTAAATAGGCTTAGAGAAGAAGTAGATGCTGAAAAGAGTCGATCAAAATGGGATAATCCAGGTCGTGACAAAGATTTGGAAGTGTCCATTAGAGCGAAAAATAATGCTTGGGCCATTGCTCGTATTACTGGAGGGAAGGAACTTTATATGGTTTTAGAGAAAGCTAATGAAACTCTCCTCTATGCGTCAGATGCTGTTGAGAAATTCAGTAACAG ATATTGCAGTGGAGCATTTTCTTTGGACTAG